One segment of Streptomyces sp. NBC_00576 DNA contains the following:
- a CDS encoding SDR family NAD(P)-dependent oxidoreductase codes for MTTAQHKIGSGFDATSTADDVLQGIDLSGKLAIVTGGYSGIGLETTRALTRAGARVVVPARRPVDAREALDGVPGVEVDELDLGDLESVRGFVERFLASGRAVDVVIDSAGIMACPETRVGPGWEAQFAINHLGHFALVNGLWPALETGGARVVSVSSGGHHMSGIRWDDIHGKHGYDKWQAYGQAKTANALFAVHLDRLARDSGVRAFALHPGVIITPLLRHVAEEEKVEFGWFDEDGNLRNPGFFKNPQQGAATQVWAATSPQLVGLGGLYLEDCDVAEPAPADGEMRGVKDWAIDPEQAVRLWELSAQLTGVNAFTA; via the coding sequence ATGACCACTGCACAGCACAAGATCGGCTCCGGTTTCGACGCCACAAGCACCGCCGACGACGTCCTCCAGGGCATCGACCTGAGCGGGAAGCTCGCGATCGTCACCGGTGGCTACTCGGGCATCGGCCTGGAGACCACCCGTGCGCTCACCCGGGCCGGCGCCCGCGTCGTCGTCCCTGCGCGTCGGCCGGTGGATGCGCGGGAGGCATTGGACGGGGTTCCCGGCGTCGAGGTGGACGAGCTGGACCTCGGTGACCTGGAAAGCGTGCGCGGCTTCGTCGAGCGGTTTCTCGCTTCCGGCAGGGCCGTCGATGTCGTCATCGACAGCGCCGGGATCATGGCATGTCCCGAAACGAGGGTCGGGCCCGGCTGGGAGGCGCAGTTCGCGATCAACCACCTCGGCCACTTCGCCCTCGTCAACGGTCTGTGGCCGGCTCTCGAAACCGGCGGCGCACGTGTCGTCTCCGTGTCCTCCGGCGGTCACCACATGTCCGGCATCCGCTGGGACGACATCCATGGGAAGCACGGCTACGACAAGTGGCAGGCGTACGGGCAGGCCAAGACCGCGAACGCGCTCTTCGCCGTGCACCTCGACAGGCTCGCCAGGGACTCCGGCGTCCGCGCCTTCGCCCTCCATCCCGGCGTCATCATCACGCCGCTCCTGCGGCACGTGGCTGAAGAGGAGAAGGTGGAGTTCGGCTGGTTCGACGAGGACGGCAACCTGCGGAACCCCGGGTTCTTCAAGAACCCGCAGCAGGGCGCGGCCACGCAGGTCTGGGCGGCGACGTCACCCCAGCTCGTCGGCCTGGGCGGCCTCTACCTCGAGGACTGCGATGTCGCCGAGCCCGCTCCCGCGGACGGTGAGATGCGCGGTGTGAAGGACTGGGCGATCGACCCCGAACAGGCAGTGCGCCTTTGGGAGTTGTCGGCGCAACTGACGGGGGTGAACGCGTTCACCGCGTAG